A window of Lepidochelys kempii isolate rLepKem1 chromosome 1, rLepKem1.hap2, whole genome shotgun sequence contains these coding sequences:
- the RHNO1 gene encoding RAD9, HUS1, RAD1-interacting nuclear orphan protein 1, which yields MPPKKKCIRQAHKAQLQFLETPREGPMHHYGSPLPLAENPRHVSTKPLDQNASISWVSPQFESTVSAGSKRCQKQHHVARSFQSWDDSRGFLNVGGVCRKHTVCKFPPLMFEVSQAHSYAGAIGYSDSCGNPGNCAKTCHIQPKRGTAAKPSTSVGKPRSCGKGASQFPNQDAEPDVFSPPDLRTPELPSVRSYGCNGTLPQMNTLSPNPHSGLDLCADTTESLEPTSVLVKDTPEHEYGVKVTWRKRSHLMRYLREKGMLSPSDILVKTVTADPSQC from the exons ATGCCTCCAAAGAAGAAATGCATCCGCCAGGCTCACAAGGCACAACTGCAGTTCCTTGAAACCCCAAGAGAGGGGCCTATGCATCACTATGGATCTCCACTGCCTTTGGCTGAGAACCCAAGACATGTTTCTACCAAACCTCTAGACCAGAATGCCTCCATCTCATGG GTGTCTCCACAGTTTGAAAGCACTGTGTCAGCAGGCTCCAAGAGATGTCAGAAGCAGCACCATGTTGCCCGCAGCTTCCAGAGCTGGGATGATAGTCGTGGTTTCCTCAATGTGGGAGGTGTGTGTCGGAAACACACAGTCTGCAAATTTCCTCCTTTAATGTTTGAGGTTTCACAGGCACACTCCTATGCTGGAGCAATAGGGTACTCAGACTCTTGTGGTAACCCAGGGAATTGTGCAAAGACGTGCCATATCCAGCCAAAGAGGGGCACTGCAGCAAAGCCCAGTACCTCAGTGGGCAAGCCTAGGAGCTGTGGAAAAGGGGCCTCTCAGTTTCCTAACCAGGATGCTGAGCCAGATGTTTTCAGTCCACCAGATCTACGGACTCCAGAGCTGCCCTCTGTGAGAAGCTATGGATGCAATGGTACTTTACCACAGATGAACACCCTCTCTCCAAATCCACACAGTGGCCTTGATCTCTGTGCTGATACCACTGAGAGCCTTGAGCCAACATCTGTACTGGTCAAGGATACCCCAGAGCATGAGTATGGAGTGAAGGTAACATGGAGAAAACGGTCTCACCTGATGAGATACCTGAGGGAGAAGGGGATGCTGAGCCCAAGTGACATCCTAGTTAAGACTGTAACTGCTGATCCCAGTCAGTGCTGA